A single genomic interval of Cucumis sativus cultivar 9930 chromosome 5, Cucumber_9930_V3, whole genome shotgun sequence harbors:
- the LOC101204152 gene encoding caffeoylshikimate esterase has product MEIENVRYEEEVIVNGRGLKLFTCNWVPKNEEPKALIFLCHGYAMECSITMDSSARRLAKEGYGVYGIDYEGHGKSSGLQGYVSSFDNVVDDCSSFFTSISEKKENREKKRYLMGESMGGAVALMIHRKQPDFWDGAILVAPMCKIADEMRPNPLVISLLTKLCKVIPTWKIIPTQDIIDIAFKQPHVRKQIRENAYCYKGRPRLRTGYELLRITSLLETKLHEVSLPFLLLHGEDDRVTDKLVSKQLYDDAASDDKTLNMYPGMWHGLLYGETPENIDIVFSDIIGWLDKRSIVENLKSELERKYENDGLLEAKK; this is encoded by the exons ATGGAGATTGAGAATGTAAGATATGAAGAG GAAGTAATAGTGAATGGACGTGGGTTAAAGTTGTTCACGTGCAATTGGGTTCCAAAGAATGAAGAACCAAAAGCTTTGATTTTTCTCTGCCATGGGTATGCCATGGAATGTAGCATCACAATGGACA GTAGTGCAAGAAGATTAGCAAAAGAAGGATATGGAGTGTATGGAATTGATTATGAAGGACATGGAAAATCCAGTGGATTACAAGGGTATGTTTCAAGTTTTGATAACGTGGTGGACGattgttcttcctttttcaCTTCAATATcag aaaagaaagaaaatagagagaagaaaaggtaTTTGATGGGAGAGTCAATGGGAGGAGCAGTGGCTCTGATGATACACAGAAAACAGCCTGATTTTTGGGATGGTGCCATCTTGGTTGCTCCTATGTGTAAG ATTGCTGATGAGATGAGGCCAAATCCATTGGTGATAAGTCTCTTGACAAAGCTTTGTAAAGTAATTCCAACTTGGAAAATTATTCCAACTCAAGATATCATTGACATTGCCTTCAAACAACCTCACGTTAGGAAACAG ATTAGGGAAAATGCATATTGTTACAAGGGCCGGCCTCGGTTGAGAACTGGCTATGAACTCTTGAGAATTACTTCATTACTTGAAACCAAACTCCATGag GTATCTCTACCTTTCCTCCTTCTCCACGGCGAAGACGACCGGGTTACCGACAAATTGGTTAGCAAACAACTCTACGACGATGCGGCAAGTGATGACAAGACGTTGAATATGTATCCAGGAATGTGGCATGGTTTGTTGTATGGCGAGACGCCAGAGAATATTGACATTGTGTTCTCAGATATCATCGGTTGGTTGGATAAAAGGAGTATcgttgaaaatttaaaatcagaACTCGAGAGAAAGTACGAAAATGATGGTTTATTGGAAGCCAAGAAATAG
- the LOC101203903 gene encoding spliceosome-associated protein 130 A: MYLYSLTLQRATGIVSAINGNFSGGKTQEIVVARGKVLDLIRPDDSGKIQTLLSVEIFGAIRSLAQFRLTGSQKDYIVVGSDSGRIVILEYNKDKNVFDKIHQETFGKSGCRRIVPGQYLAIDPKGRAVMIGACEKQKLVYVLNRDTAARLTISSPLEAHKSHTIVYSICGIDCGFDNPIFAAIELDYSEADQDSTGVAASEAQKHLTFYELDLGLNHVSRKWSEPVDNGANMLVTVPGGGDGPSGVLVCAENFVIYKNQGHPDVRAVIPRRADLPAERGVLIVSAAMHKQKTMFFFLLQTEYGDIFKVTLEHNNDSVKELKIKYFDTIPVTASMCVLKSGFLFAASEFGNHSLYQFQAIGEDADVESSSATLMETEEGFQPVFFQPRRLKNLMRIDQVESLMPIMDMKIINLFEEETPQIFTLCGRGPRSSLRILRPGLAISEMAVSELPGVPSAVWTVKKNINDEFDAYIVVSFANATLVLSIGETVEEVSDSGFLDTTPSLAVSLIGDDSLMQVHPNGIRHIREDGRINEWRTPGKRTIVKVGSNRLQVVIALSGGELIYFEVDMTGQLMEVEKHEMSGDVACLDIAPVPEGRQRSRFLAVGSYDNTIRILSLDPDDCMQILSVQSVSAAPESLLFLEVLASVGGEDGADHPASLFLNAALHSGVLFRTVVDMVTGQLSDSRSRFLGLRAPKLFSVVLRGRRAILCLSSRPWLGYIHQGHFLLTPLSYETLEYASSFSSDQCAEGVVAVAGNFLRVFTIERLGETFNETVIPLRYTPRKFVLQPRRKLLVVIESDQGAFTAEEREAAKKECFEAAGAGENGNGTMDQMENGGDDEDKDDPLSDEHYGYPKAESEKWVSCIRVLDPRSATTTCLLELQDNEAAFSVCTVNFHDKEYGTLLAVGTAKGLQFFPKRSLVAGYIHIYRFLEDGKSLELLHKTQVEGVPLALAQFQGRLLAGLGSVLRLYDLGKRRLLRKCENKLFPNTIVSIQTYRDRIYVGDIQESFHYCKYRRDENQLYIFADDSVPRWLTASYHVDFDTMAGADKFGNIYFVRLPQDVSDEIEEDPTGGKIKWEQGKLNGAPNKVEEIIQFHIGDVVTSLQKASLIPGGGECILYGTVMGSLGALHAFTSRDDVDFFSHLEMHMRQEHPPLCGRDHMGYRSAYFPVKDVIDGDLCEQFPSLPLDMQRKIADELDRTPGEILKKLEEVRNKII, translated from the exons ATGTACCTTTACAGTCTCACTTTGCAACGAGCTACCGGGATTGTCTCGGCTATAAATGGAAATTTCTCCGGTGGTAAAACGCAGGAGATAGTGGTTGCCAGAGGGAAGGTCCTGGATCTCATTCGTCCTGATGATAGTGGTAAGATCCAAACTCTTCTTTCTGTTGAAATCTTTGGTGCGATTCGGTCTTTAGCTCAATTTAGGCTTACTGGGTCTCAGAAAGATTATATAGTTGTTGGGTCTGATTCCGGTCGAATTGTTATTCTGGAGTATAATAAGGATAAGAATGTATTTGACAAGATACATCAGGAGACTTTTGGGAAGTCGGGTTGTCGTCGTATTGTTCCGGGGCAATATTTGGCTATTGACCCTAAAGGAAGGGCTGTTATGATTGGAGCATGTGAGAAGCAGAAGcttgtttatgttttgaacAGAGATACAGCAGCCAGGCTTACTATTTCTTCACCACTGGAGGCTCATAAATCCCATACCATAGTATATTCAATTTGTGGAATTGACTGTGGATTTGACAATCCTATATTTGCCGCAATTGAGTTGGATTACTCGGAGGCAGATCAGGATTCTACAGGGGTGGCAGCAAGTGAAGCCCAGAAgcatttaactttttatgaACTTGATCTTGGTCTCAATCATGTCTCCAGGAAGTGGTCAGAACCTGTTGATAATGGTGCCAATATGCTTGTTACTGTTCCTGGAGGTGGGGATGGTCCTAGTGGAGTGTTGGTTTGTGctgaaaattttgtgatttataAAAATCAGGGACATCCAGATGTTAGAGCTGTCATTCCTAGGCGTGCAGATTTACCTGCTGAACGTGGTGTGCTTATAGTTTCAGCAGCAATGCATAAGCAAAAaacaatgtttttctttcttttacagACAGAGTATGGAGATATATTCAAGGTTACCTTGGAACACAACAACGACAGTGTCAAAGAACTGAAGATAAAGTATTTTGATACAATTCCAGTTACAGCTTCAATGTGCGTTCTGAAATCAGGATTTCTATTTGCTGCCTCAGAATTTGGAAACCACTCACTATACCAGTTCCAAGCCATAGGGGAGGATGCTGATGTTGAGTCTTCCTCGGCTACACTGATGGAAACTGAGGAAGGTTTTCAGCCAGTTTTTTTCCAGCCTAGGAGACTTAAAAACCTTATGAGAATTGATCAAGTTGAGAGCTTAATGCCTATAATGGATATGAAAATCATAAATCTTTTTGAGGAGGAAACACCTCAGATTTTTACTCTTTGTGGGCGTGGTCCTCGATCATCTTTGCGAATATTGAGACCTGGCCTGGCCATCAGTGAAATGGCTGTGTCAGAACTTCCTGGTGTTCCAAGTGCTGTGTGGACTgtgaaaaagaacatcaatGATGAGTTTGATGCATACATTGTGGTGTCATTTGCAAATGCAACACTAGTTCTTTCTATTGGTGAGACAGTTGAAGAAGTTAGTGATAGTGGGTTCCTCGACACTACCCCTTCCCTTGCTGTTTCTTTGATAGGTGATGATTCTCTCATGCAAGTCCATCCAAATGGTATTAGGCATATTAGGGAAGATGGGCGTATTAATGAATGGAGAACTCCAGGCAAGAGGACCATTGTTAAGGTTGGTTCTAATAGGCTTCAAGTGGTGATTGCCTTAAGTGGGGGAGAACTTATTTATTTCGAGGTGGACATGACTGGTCAGTTAATGGAGGTGGAGAAGCATGAAATGTCTGGGGATGTGGCTTGCTTGGACATTGCCCCAGTGCCTGAAGGAAGGCAACGTTCGCGTTTCCTAGCAGTTGGTTCTTATGATAACACAATACGAATTCTATCATTGGATCCTGATGACTGTATGCAAATTTTAAGTGTGCAAAGTGTTTCTGCAGCTCCCGAATCTCTTCTGTTTCTAGAAGTTTTGGCATCAGTAGGTGGGGAGGATGGTGCAGATCATCCTGCTAGTCTTTTTCTGAATGCTGCATTGCATTCTGGGGTTTTATTCAGAACAGTAGTGGATATGGTGACAGGCCAGCTTTCTGATTCCCGATCCCGTTTCTTAGGACTAAGAGCACCCAAACTATTTTCTGTTGTTTTGAGGGGGAGGCGTGCAATTCTTTGCCTCTCAAGTAGACCTTGGCTTGGATATATTCATCAAGGCCATTTTCTATTGACCCCTCTATCATATGAAACTCTTGAATATGcctcatcattttcatcagATCAGTGTGCAGAGGGTGTAGTTGCTGTGGCTGGAAATTTCTTGAGGGTTTTTACCATTGAGAGATTGGGAGAAACATTTAATGAAACTGTCATTCCACTTAGGTACACCCCAAGAAAGTTTGTGCTTCAACCTAGGAGAAAACTATTGGTTGTTATTGAGAGTGATCAGGGAGCATTCACTGCAGAAGAGCGAGAAGCTGCTAAAAAAGAATGCTTTGAGGCTGCAGGGGCTGGGGAAAATGGAAATGGCACAATGGATCAAATGGAGAATGGTGGAGATGATGAGGATAAGGATGATCCTCTATCTGATGAGCATTATGGTTATCCAAAGGCAGAGTCTGAAAAATGGGTTTCATGCATCCGAGTTCTTGATCCTAGGTCAGCCACTACAACTTGTCTGCTGGAGCTTCAGGACAATGAAGCGGCATTTAGTGTGTGTACTGTCAATTTCCATGACAAGGAGTATGGAACCCTTTTAGCTGTTGGTACTGCAAAGGGGCTGCAGTTTTTCCCTAAACGGAGTTTAGTTGCTggatatattcatatttatcgTTTTCTGGAAGATGGAAAATCCCTTGAGCTTTTGCACAAGACACAAGTGGAAGGTGTTCCTCTTGCTTTAGCTCAGTTCCAGGGAAGATTACTTGCAGGACTAGGATCTGTGCTCAGATTATATGATTTGGGGAAAAGAAGACTGCTTAGGAAATGTGAAAATAAGTTGTTCCCTAATACAATTGTGTCTATTCAAACATATCGTGATCGAATTTATGTTGGTGACATTCAAGAG TCATTCCATTATTGCAAGTATAGGCGGGATGAGaatcaactatatatatttgctgATGATTCTGTTCCTAGATGGCTTACAGCATCATATCATGTGGATTTTGACACCATGGCTGGTGCTGATAAGTTTGGAAATATCTATTTTGTGCGGCTACCACAAGATGTCTCAGATGAGATCGAAGAAGATCCAACAGGTGGAAAGATAAAATGGGAGCAGGGAAAGCTTAATGGAGCTCCTAACAAGGTAGAGGAGATCATACAATTTCACATCGGTGACGTGGTCACATCGTTGCAAAAGGCATCTTTGATTCCAGGGGGTGGAGAATGCATTTTGTACGGTACAGTGATGGGAAGCTTGGGAGCTTTGCATGCTTTCACCTCCCGTGACGATgttgatttcttttctcacTTGGAGATGCATATGAGGCAGGAACATCCACCTTTATGTGGAAGAGATCATATGGGTTATAGATCAGCTTATTTTCCTGTTAAG GATGTGATCGATGGGGATCTGTGTGAGCAGTTCCCATCCCTTCCCTTAGATATGCAGAGAAAGATTGCCGACGAACTGGACCGTACTCCAGGAGAAATACTGAAGAAACTTGAAGAAGTACGAAATAAGATTATTTAA
- the LOC101203666 gene encoding glutathione S-transferase DHAR2 codes for MALEAAVKAAVGAPDEIGDCPFSQRVLLTLEEKKLPYKLHLINLSDKPSWFLKVSPEGKVPVVKFDDEWVPDSDVIVETLEKKYPEPSLVTPPQFSSVGSKIFSAFTKFLKSKDPKDHSEQNLLEELKALDEHLKAHGPYVAGEKVTAVDLSLAPKLYHVDVALGHFKKWCIPKDLACLISYKELLFARESFVKTKATPEHVIAGWEPKVNPA; via the exons ATGGCCCTCGAAGCTGCGGTCAAGGCTGCTGTTGGTGCACCCGATGAGATTGGGGACT GCCCTTTCAGTCAGAGGGTTCTCTTAACTTTGGAGGAGAAGAAACTTCCTTACAAATTGCATCTCATCAATCTATCCGACAAACCCAGTTG GTTCTTGAAAGTGAGCCCAGAAGGAAAAGTGCCAGTGGTGAAGTTTGATGACGAATGGGTTCCTGATTCTGATGTCATTGTGGAGACTCTTGAGAAGAAGTATCCAGAGCCTTCTCTGGTTACTCCTCCTCAATTTTCTTCTGT GGGATCGAAGATATTTAGTGCTTTTACAAAATTCTTGAAAAGCAAGGACCCGAAGGATCATTCGGAGCAGAATTTACTTGAAGAGTTGAAGGCGCTTGATGAGCATCTTAAGGCtcat GGACCTTATGTTGCTGGAGAGAAGGTAACTGCTGTTGATTTGAGTCTGGCACCGAAGTTGTACCATGTTGATGTTGCTCTTGGCCATTTTAAGAAGTGGTGTATCCCCAAAGACTTGGCCTGTTTAATCTCCTACAAAGAG TTGCTTTTCGCTCGAGAATCATTCGTGAAGACGAAAGCTACCCCAGAACATGTAATTGCTGGATGGGAGCCCAAGGTGAATCCTGCATGA
- the LOC101208257 gene encoding dirigent protein 10 — protein MTNKQLPFSKPLGFFPPNQGIPISQTYPTTGSFSSQTPDFSTIGISFPSRSTLQELEYGMVRGIDEELFEISKSKPHVIGRIEGFYVENSEENSGGHMMGMTMYFGKGEAKDGIRVFGVYRSDHVKESHVAIIGGFGKYHGANGYATLKKSFRTKFGGKYNKFIEFNVYLSK, from the coding sequence ATGACTAACAAGCAATTACCGTTTTCAAAACCTTTAGGCTTTTTCCCTCCCAATCAAGGCATCCCTATATCTCAAACTTACCCTACCACTGGATCATTCTCTTCTCAAACACCTGatttttcaacaattggaatATCATTTCCTTCAAGATCAACTCTCCAAGAGTTGGAATATGGAATGGTGAGAGGGATTGACGAGGAGTTGTTTGAGATTTCAAAGAGTAAACCACACGTGATTGGGAGAATAGAAGGGTTTTATGTGGAAAACAGTGAAGAGAATAGTGGTGGGCATATGATGGGTATGACAATGTATTTTGGTAAGGGTGAGGCGAAGGATGGAATTAGGGTATTTGGAGTGTATAGGAGTGATCATGTGAAGGAGTCTCATGTTGCTATAATTGGTGGCTTTGGCAAGTATCATGGTGCTAATGGTTATGCAACTTTGAAGAAATCATTTAGAACAAAGTTTGGTGGCAAATATAATAAGTTCATAGAATTCAATGTTTACTTGAGCAAATAG
- the LOC101204391 gene encoding dirigent protein 24, translating to MARTSLHFFFFFLLVSFYGLRSAIAARILMDDDDADAESQPQTAAVTPPLATISSPATTFPATQGGTTTLPSITGSSIPATTPSPTATNDDEEDDSVIPQTNQPVAATNNLGQTQDDQEDDSATTTPAAVSPAAAVPTLPSPPTEPLPAAVKGPEPISFYMHDILGGSHPSARVVTGIVANSDSSGIAFSKPNDNFFPIQGTLPLLNNDNLKNIINNNNNLPFLAGFNGVAQGNNLLLQNSANNGVLNGDEDNNQPFVTAGQLPSRVTLQQLMFGSVTVVDDELTEGHELGSAVVGRAQGFYMASSLDGTSQTVALTALFHSGGHEHVVEDSISFFGVHRTAMAGSQIAVVGGTGKYENARGYATVEMLHHQEDQHTTDGMDTIIHFSVYLTEE from the exons ATGGCTAGAACttctcttcatttcttcttcttctttttgttggtGAGTTTCTATGGTCTAAGATCTGCCATTGCTGCCAGAATATTAATGGACGACGATGATGCCGACGCCGAGTCTCAGCCACAAACGGCGGCAGTTACCCCTCCTCTGGCTACCATTTCCTCGCCGGCCACCACTTTTCCGGCTACTCAG GGTGGAACCACCACATTACCATCAATCACGGGGAGCTCAATTCCAGCAACCACTCCATCTCCGACCGCTACCAACGACGACGAGGAAGACGACTCTGTAATACCCCAAACCAATCAGCCAGTGGCAGCAACCAACAATCTAGGACAAACACAGGATGATCAAGAAGATGACAGTGCAACCACTACTCCAGCTGCGGTATCACCGGCCGCCGCTGTACCCACATTGCCATCACCCCCAACTGAGCCCCTTCCGGCTGCAGTTAAGGGTCCAGAAccaatttcattttacatGCACGACATTCTCGGAGGGTCTCATCCCTCTGCCCGAGTAGTCACCGGAATCGTGGCCAACTCCGATAGTAGTGGCATTGCGTTTTCAAAGCCCAATGACAACTTCTTCCCAATTCAAGGAACACTCCCTCTACTCAACAACGACAACCTCAAGAACATCatcaataacaacaacaatctCCCTTTCCTCGCCGGCTTCAACGGCGTCGCACAAGGCAACAACTTGCTCCTCCAAAATAGCGCCAACAATGGTGTCCTCAATGGTGACGAAGACAATAACCAGCCCTTTGTCACCGCTGGCCAACTCCCTTCTAGAGTCACTCTTCAGCAGCTCATGTTCGGGTCCGTCACCGTGGTTGACGATGAGCTGACCGAAGGCCATGAGCTCGGGTCAGCGGTGGTGGGTCGGGCACAAGGTTTTTACATGGCTAGCTCGTTGGATGGGACCAGTCAGACAGTAGCTTTAACGGCGTTGTTTCACAGCGGTGGCCACGAGCACGTGGTTGAGGATAGCATAAGCTTCTTTGGGGTTCACCGGACAGCAATGGCAGGATCGCAGATTGCGGTAGTGGGCGGGACGGGTAAGTATGAGAATGCAAGAGGGTATGCAACAGTAGAGATGCTTCATCATCAAGAGGATCAGCACACAACAGATGGTATGGATActattattcattttagtGTTTATCTAACAGAGGAGTGA